The following coding sequences are from one Phenylobacterium glaciei window:
- a CDS encoding YciI family protein, producing the protein MRVMVFGKASETSGDAAPPTAEAFAAMDRFNDALVEAGVFVAAAGLQNSGQARRIVCEGAERTITEGPFPETRDLVAGFSIWQVKDMEEAVAWVRRYPNFMPGQSEIEIRPFYEAADLAEFLTPEELATSRDGERGKLGVA; encoded by the coding sequence ATGCGGGTCATGGTGTTCGGGAAGGCCTCTGAGACCAGCGGAGACGCCGCGCCGCCCACGGCCGAGGCGTTCGCGGCGATGGACCGGTTCAACGACGCCTTGGTGGAGGCCGGCGTCTTCGTGGCCGCCGCCGGGCTGCAGAACAGCGGTCAGGCTAGGCGCATCGTCTGCGAAGGCGCCGAGCGCACGATCACCGAAGGGCCGTTTCCCGAGACCCGCGACCTGGTGGCCGGCTTCTCGATCTGGCAGGTCAAGGACATGGAGGAGGCCGTGGCCTGGGTGCGGCGCTATCCCAATTTCATGCCGGGCCAGAGCGAGATCGAGATACGGCCGTTCTACGAGGCCGCCGACCTCGCCGAGTTCTTGACGCCCGAGGAGCTGGCCACGTCCCGCGACGGCGAGCGCGGGAAGCTGGGCGTCGCCTGA
- a CDS encoding DUF2189 domain-containing protein, which translates to MGSSGGLPRVNRIGVGAPFRWLRGAWGDLWRAWPPLLAYGLALAAFSLWISLSFVATGGAFWVFALTCGFVFVAPMLAMGLYEAGSLLARGERPTLARMLFVPRALSSDVAILGLALLMMFFFWLQIAQIVYGLSTWVIYRTVETLVRFALTTPEGHGMLIAGSLIGGAIAFLTYSLVVVSAPMLLDQETSVFVATITSFRTVAENFGPMIVWALLIAVLTLSTVLTGFLALVIVFPWLGLASWRAYGDLVQAPRASAVEAAA; encoded by the coding sequence ATGGGGTCATCGGGCGGGCTGCCGCGCGTGAACAGGATCGGCGTGGGCGCGCCGTTCCGCTGGCTGCGGGGCGCCTGGGGCGATCTGTGGCGGGCCTGGCCGCCGCTGCTGGCCTACGGCCTGGCGCTCGCGGCCTTCAGCCTCTGGATCAGCCTGAGCTTCGTGGCCACCGGCGGGGCCTTCTGGGTGTTCGCGCTCACCTGTGGCTTCGTTTTCGTGGCGCCGATGCTGGCCATGGGTCTGTACGAGGCCGGTTCCCTGCTGGCCCGCGGCGAGCGCCCGACCCTCGCACGCATGTTGTTCGTGCCCCGGGCGCTGTCGTCCGACGTCGCCATCCTGGGCCTGGCCCTGCTGATGATGTTCTTCTTCTGGCTGCAGATCGCCCAGATCGTCTACGGCCTGTCGACCTGGGTCATCTACCGCACGGTGGAGACCCTGGTGCGGTTCGCGCTGACCACCCCCGAGGGGCACGGCATGCTGATCGCCGGTTCACTGATCGGCGGGGCGATCGCCTTCCTGACCTACAGCCTGGTGGTGGTCTCCGCCCCCATGCTGCTCGACCAGGAGACCAGCGTCTTCGTGGCCACCATCACCAGCTTCCGCACCGTGGCGGAGAATTTCGGGCCGATGATCGTCTGGGCCCTGCTGATCGCGGTCCTGACGCTCTCCACCGTGCTGACCGGCTTCCTGGCCCTGGTGATCGTCTTCCCCTGGCTGGGCCTGGCCAGCTGGAGGGCCTATGGGGACCTGGTGCAGGCGCCCCGCGCATCCGCGGTCGAAGCCGCCGCATAG
- the yghU gene encoding glutathione-dependent disulfide-bond oxidoreductase gives MTNFPETYEPPKVWTWDKESGGRFAAINRPIAGPTAEKVLPVGRHPMQLYSLGTPNGVKVTIMLEELLALGHTGAEYDAWLINIGAGDQFSSGFVDINPNSKIPALLDRSGPEPIRVFESGAILIHLAEKFGNAFLPTEPAARAECLSWLMWLMGSAPFLGGGFGHFYAYAPMKIEYAINRYAMEVKRQMDVLDRRLAEAEYVGGAEYTIADMAIWPWYGGMAKGVLYEAGEFLDVASYKNVIRWTDAIAERPAVQRGRMVNRTFGEPSSQLRERHEASDFETKTQDKLEAK, from the coding sequence ATGACCAATTTCCCCGAGACCTATGAGCCGCCCAAGGTGTGGACCTGGGACAAGGAGAGCGGGGGGCGGTTTGCGGCGATCAATCGGCCGATCGCGGGACCGACGGCCGAGAAGGTGCTGCCGGTGGGGCGCCATCCGATGCAGCTCTATTCGCTGGGCACCCCCAACGGGGTGAAGGTGACCATCATGCTGGAGGAGTTGCTGGCGCTGGGGCACACCGGCGCCGAGTACGACGCCTGGCTGATCAATATCGGGGCCGGGGACCAGTTCAGTTCGGGCTTCGTCGACATCAATCCCAATTCCAAGATCCCGGCCCTGTTGGACCGCTCGGGGCCCGAGCCGATCCGGGTGTTCGAGAGTGGGGCGATCCTGATCCACCTCGCCGAAAAATTCGGCAACGCCTTCCTGCCGACCGAGCCGGCGGCCCGGGCCGAGTGCCTGTCCTGGCTGATGTGGCTGATGGGCTCTGCGCCGTTCCTGGGCGGTGGGTTCGGGCACTTCTACGCCTATGCGCCGATGAAGATCGAATACGCCATCAACCGCTACGCCATGGAGGTGAAGCGGCAGATGGACGTGCTGGACCGGAGGCTTGCCGAGGCCGAGTACGTCGGCGGGGCTGAGTACACCATCGCCGACATGGCCATCTGGCCCTGGTACGGCGGCATGGCCAAGGGCGTGCTGTATGAGGCCGGCGAGTTCCTGGACGTGGCCAGCTACAAGAACGTCATCCGCTGGACCGACGCGATCGCCGAGCGGCCGGCGGTGCAGCGCGGCCGGATGGTGAACCGGACGTTCGGGGAGCCGTCGAGCCAGCTGCGGGAGCGGCATGAGGCGAGCGACTTCGAGACCAAGACGCAGGATAAGCTGGAGGCGAAGTAG
- a CDS encoding GFA family protein, with protein sequence MTVLTGSCLCGARAYEIEGELDGVWMCHCSLCRKASGSVGNAILIVPRDRFRWVRGEDHGVTFARPSGYPITRCQTCGTPLPAETDATNVYVTAGTLDTPLGKGVRTHLFCGSRADWDRDEPDVRYFDERSKP encoded by the coding sequence ATGACCGTTCTGACCGGCAGCTGCCTTTGCGGGGCCAGGGCCTATGAGATCGAGGGTGAGCTCGACGGCGTCTGGATGTGCCACTGTTCGCTGTGCCGCAAGGCGTCGGGTTCGGTGGGCAACGCTATCCTGATCGTGCCGCGGGATCGCTTTCGCTGGGTGAGGGGAGAGGATCACGGCGTCACCTTCGCCCGGCCTTCGGGATACCCGATCACCCGCTGCCAGACCTGCGGCACGCCGCTGCCGGCCGAGACGGACGCGACGAATGTCTATGTGACGGCGGGCACCCTCGATACGCCGCTCGGCAAGGGCGTCCGCACGCACCTGTTCTGCGGGTCGCGGGCCGATTGGGACCGCGACGAACCCGACGTCCGCTATTTCGACGAGCGTTCCAAACCCTAG
- a CDS encoding ArsR/SmtB family transcription factor, whose translation MKESLPTSGDDLLAQLSALANPHRLRIVAALHQGGRRYVSQLAREIGISRPLLHLHLAKLEEAGLVTSQLELSADGKALNYFEAADFALTLTPAAIAIAAASLTPKSES comes from the coding sequence ATGAAAGAGAGCCTACCCACTTCGGGAGACGACCTGCTGGCCCAGCTGTCGGCGCTGGCCAATCCGCATCGGCTGCGCATCGTCGCGGCCCTGCACCAGGGCGGGCGGCGGTATGTGAGCCAGCTGGCCCGCGAGATCGGCATCAGCCGGCCGCTGTTGCACCTGCACCTGGCCAAGCTGGAGGAGGCGGGCCTCGTCACCAGCCAGCTGGAGCTGTCGGCTGACGGCAAGGCGCTGAACTATTTCGAGGCGGCCGACTTCGCCCTGACCCTGACCCCGGCAGCCATCGCCATCGCGGCGGCCAGCCTGACCCCCAAATCCGAGAGCTAG
- a CDS encoding GIY-YIG nuclease family protein — translation MHTEGSNAVYILASRKHGTLYIGVTSNLIQRVGEHRDGLRPGFTTTYGVKRLVWYEQFDGIAEAIQRETSLKKYRRDWKINLIETANPNWEDLYESLFAEPRGPLSP, via the coding sequence ATGCACACCGAGGGCTCAAACGCCGTCTACATCCTGGCGAGCCGCAAGCACGGCACACTCTACATCGGCGTCACCAGCAACCTGATCCAGCGGGTCGGCGAACATCGCGACGGCCTGCGCCCGGGGTTCACCACGACCTACGGCGTGAAACGCCTGGTCTGGTACGAGCAGTTCGACGGCATCGCCGAAGCCATCCAGCGCGAGACGTCGCTGAAGAAATACCGGCGAGACTGGAAGATCAACCTGATCGAGACGGCGAACCCCAACTGGGAAGACCTTTATGAGAGCCTGTTCGCCGAGCCCAGGGGTCCGCTGAGCCCGTAG
- a CDS encoding PaaI family thioesterase: MEAPTGFEPHYRKSPLTDPWEPLYSRKTDGAVVLGLEVTAAHTNSRGFVHGGLISALADNAMGLSCGHRLGDGARLVTVNLTLDFLASAQVGQWLEFDTIFVKPGGSLCFAQAFVTADGEPCARANAVFKVVRKVN; this comes from the coding sequence ATGGAGGCGCCCACAGGGTTCGAACCCCATTATCGGAAAAGCCCCCTCACCGACCCGTGGGAGCCGCTCTACAGCCGCAAAACCGACGGCGCCGTGGTCCTGGGCCTGGAGGTCACCGCCGCCCACACCAACAGCCGCGGCTTCGTCCACGGCGGCCTGATCAGCGCGCTGGCCGACAACGCCATGGGCCTGTCCTGCGGCCATCGGCTGGGGGACGGCGCCCGCCTGGTGACGGTGAACCTCACCCTGGACTTCCTGGCCTCGGCCCAGGTCGGCCAGTGGCTGGAGTTCGACACCATCTTCGTCAAACCCGGCGGCAGCCTCTGCTTCGCCCAGGCCTTCGTCACCGCCGACGGCGAGCCCTGCGCCCGGGCCAACGCGGTGTTCAAGGTGGTGCGCAAGGTGAACTGA
- a CDS encoding aspartyl protease family protein has protein sequence MAQAGFKTGKAGSGPADLLLQLGPTLLVDIGLKPRSSAGEPPDLQLKKVKALIDTGAGGDCIDDGLARSLGLPITDEGEISGIGGKHRAFIYTARIYVRDLDRLLFQPFTGVKLAEGEQWHRVILGRAFLRPYRMTYDGATGQVEIG, from the coding sequence TTGGCGCAAGCGGGGTTTAAGACCGGCAAGGCCGGCTCCGGCCCGGCCGACCTCCTGTTGCAGTTGGGGCCGACCCTGTTGGTGGACATCGGATTGAAACCCCGATCCAGCGCAGGCGAACCTCCGGATTTGCAACTCAAGAAGGTCAAGGCGCTGATCGACACGGGCGCGGGCGGCGACTGCATTGATGACGGCCTGGCGCGGTCGCTCGGTTTGCCCATCACCGACGAAGGCGAGATCAGCGGCATAGGCGGCAAGCATCGCGCCTTTATCTACACCGCTCGCATCTATGTCCGGGATCTGGACCGCCTGCTCTTCCAACCTTTCACCGGAGTGAAGCTCGCCGAAGGTGAGCAATGGCATCGCGTCATCCTGGGGCGCGCCTTCTTGCGCCCGTATCGGATGACCTACGACGGCGCCACGGGACAGGTAGAGATCGGTTGA
- a CDS encoding ABC-F family ATP-binding cassette domain-containing protein: MPAHLTLERLSYATPDGVSLFDNLNLAFGAERTGLVGRNGVGKTTLLRLMLGELAPAAGSVAVRGKIGVLRQAMSPPAGATVADLLGVRADIDRQVRIEESRGTDDDFANALWDLESRIEQALAAVGLAGQHVDRDAATLSGGEATRLALAGLLIQAPDLIALDEPTNNLDAGARAMVARLLHGWKGGAIVVSHDRGLLREMDRIVELSGLGAKVYGGNYDLYLERKAQEEAAAEQGLASAERTVARVAREAQDAREKKARRDAAGKRFGASGSAPKIVLGAMAERAENSGAREGRLAEKLAEQAGAELAEAQAKVERLRRLAFELPSSGLAAGKGVLAFEDVTFAHPGGPVLAFDLRMTGAERVAVTGSNGSGKTTLIALATGELAPASGRVSLGVRAALLDQKTAMLRDDETLVAAFRRLNPTATDNAARAALARFLFRNVAGDKAVGSLSGGERLRAALACVLCAAQPPQLLILDEPSNHLDLDSLAAIEAALRGYDGAILVVSHDRDFLEAIGVEREVTLGPSPLAGEGVARGRDG; encoded by the coding sequence ATGCCCGCCCATCTGACACTCGAGCGTCTTTCGTACGCAACGCCTGACGGCGTAAGCCTTTTCGACAATCTGAACCTCGCCTTCGGAGCCGAACGCACCGGCCTGGTGGGACGCAACGGCGTGGGCAAGACCACGCTGCTGCGGCTGATGCTTGGCGAGCTGGCGCCGGCCGCCGGGTCGGTCGCGGTGCGCGGCAAGATCGGGGTCCTGCGGCAGGCGATGAGCCCGCCGGCGGGGGCCACCGTCGCCGACCTGCTGGGGGTGCGGGCCGACATTGACCGACAAGTGCGCATCGAGGAGTCACGGGGTACTGACGACGACTTCGCCAACGCCTTGTGGGACTTGGAGTCCCGCATTGAGCAGGCGCTCGCGGCGGTGGGCCTGGCCGGCCAACATGTGGACCGCGACGCCGCCACCCTGAGCGGCGGGGAGGCGACGCGGCTGGCCCTGGCCGGGCTGCTCATCCAAGCCCCCGACCTGATCGCGCTGGACGAACCCACCAACAATCTCGACGCCGGGGCCCGCGCCATGGTGGCCCGGCTGCTGCACGGCTGGAAGGGCGGCGCCATCGTGGTCAGCCACGACCGGGGGCTGCTGCGGGAGATGGACCGGATCGTCGAACTGTCGGGCCTGGGCGCCAAGGTCTATGGCGGGAACTACGACCTCTACCTGGAGCGCAAGGCGCAGGAGGAGGCCGCCGCCGAGCAGGGCCTGGCCAGCGCCGAACGGACGGTGGCCCGGGTGGCGCGGGAGGCCCAGGACGCCCGGGAAAAGAAGGCGCGGCGCGACGCCGCCGGCAAGCGCTTCGGCGCCTCGGGCAGCGCGCCGAAGATCGTGCTCGGCGCCATGGCCGAGCGGGCGGAAAACTCCGGCGCCCGCGAGGGCCGGCTTGCGGAGAAGCTGGCCGAGCAGGCCGGCGCCGAGCTGGCCGAGGCTCAGGCGAAGGTGGAGCGGCTGCGGCGACTGGCCTTCGAACTGCCGAGTTCCGGGTTGGCGGCGGGCAAGGGGGTGCTGGCCTTCGAGGACGTGACCTTCGCCCATCCGGGCGGGCCGGTTCTGGCCTTCGACCTGCGGATGACCGGGGCCGAGCGGGTGGCGGTGACGGGCTCCAATGGGTCGGGCAAGACGACGCTGATCGCGCTGGCGACCGGCGAGCTTGCGCCAGCGTCCGGGCGGGTGAGCCTGGGGGTGCGGGCGGCGCTGCTGGACCAGAAGACGGCCATGCTGCGGGACGACGAGACCCTGGTGGCGGCGTTCCGGCGGCTCAATCCGACGGCCACCGACAACGCGGCCCGAGCGGCCCTGGCGCGGTTCCTGTTCCGCAATGTGGCCGGAGACAAGGCGGTGGGCTCGCTCAGTGGTGGGGAGCGGCTGCGGGCGGCCCTGGCCTGCGTGCTGTGCGCCGCGCAGCCGCCGCAGCTGTTGATCCTGGACGAGCCCAGCAACCACCTGGACCTGGACTCGCTGGCCGCCATCGAGGCGGCGCTGCGGGGCTACGACGGGGCGATCCTGGTGGTGAGCCACGACCGGGATTTCCTGGAGGCGATCGGGGTGGAAAGGGAGGTCACCTTGGGTCCTTCTCCCCTTGCGGGAGAAGGTGTCGCGCGAGGGCGCGACGGATGA
- a CDS encoding 6,7-dimethyl-8-ribityllumazine synthase, translating into MTQTTQTQVTYEVPTANGAYRPARIAFVQSSWHHAIVDQARKGFLAQMAKLGFPEHMIDVFETPGAFEIPLHAQTLAKTTKYAAVVGCALVVDGGIYRHEFVAETVVSALMQVQLKTEVPMFSVILTPHHFHEHDIHQKFFAEHFVQKGAEAAIACAKTLEGLQRVTAAA; encoded by the coding sequence ATGACCCAAACCACCCAGACCCAAGTCACCTACGAAGTCCCCACCGCGAACGGCGCCTATCGCCCCGCCCGCATCGCCTTCGTGCAGTCCTCCTGGCACCACGCCATCGTCGACCAGGCCCGCAAGGGCTTCCTGGCGCAGATGGCCAAGCTGGGCTTCCCCGAGCACATGATCGATGTGTTCGAGACGCCGGGCGCCTTCGAGATCCCCCTTCACGCCCAGACGCTCGCCAAGACCACCAAGTACGCCGCCGTCGTCGGCTGCGCCCTGGTGGTGGACGGCGGCATCTACCGCCACGAGTTTGTCGCCGAGACGGTGGTCTCGGCCCTCATGCAGGTGCAGCTGAAGACCGAGGTGCCGATGTTCTCGGTGATCCTCACCCCCCATCACTTCCACGAGCACGACATCCACCAGAAATTCTTCGCCGAGCACTTCGTCCAGAAGGGCGCCGAGGCCGCCATCGCCTGCGCCAAGACCCTCGAAGGGTTGCAACGCGTCACGGCGGCGGCGTGA
- a CDS encoding HAD family hydrolase has protein sequence MTLPHRPSAVIFDMDGLLFDTEALWQEGLLAAAAEAGHAIPAEVYDQSIGVRRSQCGPLFRAHFGDDFRFEDFHADWRRHFWLVAENRPAMKPGVPELLDLLDQLRLPRAIATSSSRPTVERHLTAHGLTDRFDAIICRGDYETGKPAPDPFLKAAERLGVAPRLCLALEDSHIGVRSAAAAGMMTVMVPDLLEPTPELAALGIVVAGNLHEVRDLVLAAP, from the coding sequence ATGACCTTGCCGCACCGCCCCAGCGCCGTGATCTTCGACATGGACGGCCTGCTGTTCGATACCGAGGCGCTTTGGCAGGAGGGTCTCCTGGCGGCCGCCGCCGAGGCGGGGCACGCGATTCCGGCCGAGGTCTATGATCAGTCCATCGGCGTACGCCGCTCGCAATGCGGGCCCCTGTTCCGCGCTCACTTCGGCGACGATTTCCGCTTCGAGGATTTCCACGCCGACTGGCGACGCCACTTCTGGCTCGTGGCCGAGAACAGGCCCGCGATGAAGCCCGGGGTCCCTGAGCTGCTGGACCTCCTGGACCAGCTGCGCCTGCCGCGCGCCATCGCCACCTCGTCGTCGCGGCCGACCGTCGAGCGTCACCTGACCGCCCACGGCCTGACCGATCGGTTCGACGCGATCATCTGCCGGGGCGACTACGAGACCGGCAAACCCGCGCCCGATCCGTTCCTGAAGGCCGCCGAGCGGCTGGGCGTCGCGCCGCGCCTCTGTCTGGCCCTCGAAGACTCGCACATCGGCGTCCGTTCGGCGGCGGCGGCCGGCATGATGACCGTGATGGTCCCCGACCTGCTCGAGCCCACGCCGGAGCTTGCCGCCCTGGGCATCGTTGTCGCGGGTAACCTGCATGAGGTCCGCGATCTGGTCCTGGCTGCTCCCTAG
- a CDS encoding SOUL family heme-binding protein, whose translation MANVWELGAAILGGLGALVGIRAGTEQPRYTLVERLGKVEIRHYGPRLAAQATVSGSATAARSAGFEAVAGYIFGANTTKASIAMTAPVAQSAAGRSQSIAMTAPVVQTADGPASWKVQFIMPARYTRETLPVPTSDKVTIVELPAQDYAVLRFSGSRSGRAVERRTGQLTQALAGQGWRVTGPPTAWFYDPPWTPSFLRRNEVAAPVARGG comes from the coding sequence ATGGCCAATGTGTGGGAACTGGGGGCCGCGATCCTGGGCGGACTGGGCGCCCTGGTGGGGATCCGCGCGGGGACCGAACAGCCCCGCTACACGCTGGTGGAGCGGCTCGGAAAGGTGGAGATCCGCCACTACGGGCCCCGGCTGGCGGCCCAGGCCACGGTCTCCGGCTCGGCCACAGCGGCCCGCAGCGCCGGGTTCGAGGCGGTGGCGGGCTACATCTTCGGCGCCAACACCACCAAGGCCTCCATCGCCATGACCGCGCCGGTGGCCCAGAGCGCGGCGGGCCGGTCCCAGTCCATCGCCATGACCGCCCCGGTGGTGCAGACCGCCGACGGGCCCGCCTCCTGGAAGGTGCAGTTCATCATGCCGGCCCGCTACACCCGCGAGACCCTGCCGGTCCCCACCAGCGACAAGGTCACGATCGTCGAGCTGCCGGCCCAGGACTACGCGGTCCTGCGGTTCTCCGGCTCTCGGAGCGGACGCGCGGTAGAGCGCCGCACCGGCCAGCTGACGCAGGCCCTGGCCGGTCAGGGCTGGCGGGTCACAGGGCCGCCCACCGCCTGGTTCTACGACCCGCCCTGGACCCCGTCCTTCCTGCGCCGCAACGAGGTGGCCGCCCCTGTGGCGCGCGGCGGTTAG
- a CDS encoding alpha/beta hydrolase domain-containing protein, which translates to MIQGPVTGGAHGWAFNRPLIDLAAKGFVEEEFFLTGDANLYTPVPGAELGRDGKWAVQPKGKVAFKTRFLVYRPADPATFNGTVVVCWNNVTAGYELFFGEGPEVLEDGYAYVCATVQKVGVHGFEDNPQGLAAWDAERYGTLSIPTDDASYDIFSQVARAVGPGRDTSVDPMGGLAVKQVIGLGASQSAGRLSTYINAVHPLPAEQGGHAFDGYMLQIYFGSGTAIEGSDPPVRVAPGNARPLPRGQNLIRDDLDVPAMIVNTELEAKACLKVRQPDTERFRTWEAAGLTHVSYQAQLTRNEKFQRDFGTTPAAPSEQMNRIYLQPFYDAALHHMNRWVSGGAPPPSQPLIEFTEDGQVIRDAHGVAKGGARLPQAAAPVAMNSATPVTDDFAGRLRGSNKPFDAAKLDALYGDEAGYLSSFRKAADSAVAAGVLMPRDVEPAVAEAAQEYRRAREVTAREPAAAG; encoded by the coding sequence ATGATCCAGGGACCCGTCACCGGCGGCGCGCACGGCTGGGCGTTCAACCGCCCGCTCATCGACCTGGCCGCCAAGGGCTTCGTCGAAGAGGAGTTCTTCCTGACCGGGGACGCCAACCTCTACACCCCGGTTCCCGGCGCCGAGCTCGGCCGCGACGGCAAGTGGGCCGTTCAGCCCAAGGGCAAGGTCGCCTTCAAGACCCGCTTCCTGGTCTACCGCCCCGCCGACCCGGCGACGTTCAACGGCACGGTGGTGGTCTGCTGGAACAACGTCACCGCCGGTTATGAGCTGTTCTTCGGCGAAGGCCCCGAGGTGCTGGAGGACGGCTACGCCTATGTCTGCGCCACGGTGCAGAAGGTGGGCGTCCACGGCTTCGAGGACAATCCCCAGGGCCTGGCCGCCTGGGACGCCGAGCGCTACGGGACCTTGAGCATCCCCACCGATGACGCCTCCTACGACATCTTCTCCCAGGTCGCCCGCGCCGTGGGCCCGGGTCGCGACACCTCGGTGGACCCGATGGGCGGGCTGGCGGTGAAGCAGGTCATCGGCCTGGGCGCCTCCCAGTCGGCCGGGCGCCTGTCGACCTATATCAACGCCGTCCATCCCCTGCCTGCGGAACAGGGCGGTCACGCCTTCGACGGCTACATGCTGCAAATCTATTTCGGCAGCGGCACGGCCATCGAGGGCAGCGATCCCCCGGTCCGCGTCGCCCCCGGGAACGCGCGGCCGCTGCCCCGCGGCCAGAACCTGATCCGCGACGACCTCGATGTCCCGGCGATGATCGTCAACACCGAGCTGGAGGCCAAGGCCTGCCTGAAGGTGCGCCAGCCCGACACCGAGCGCTTCCGCACCTGGGAGGCCGCCGGCCTCACCCACGTCTCCTACCAGGCCCAGCTGACCCGCAATGAGAAGTTCCAGCGTGATTTCGGCACGACGCCGGCCGCGCCCTCGGAGCAGATGAACCGCATCTACCTGCAGCCCTTCTACGACGCAGCCCTGCACCACATGAACCGCTGGGTGAGCGGCGGCGCCCCACCCCCCAGCCAGCCGCTGATCGAGTTCACCGAGGACGGCCAGGTGATCCGCGACGCCCATGGTGTCGCCAAGGGCGGCGCCCGCCTGCCCCAGGCTGCGGCCCCCGTCGCCATGAACAGCGCCACCCCGGTCACAGACGACTTCGCCGGCCGTCTGAGGGGCTCCAACAAGCCCTTCGACGCGGCCAAGCTCGACGCCCTCTACGGCGACGAGGCCGGCTACCTGTCGAGCTTCCGAAAGGCCGCCGACAGCGCGGTCGCGGCCGGTGTCCTCATGCCCCGCGACGTCGAACCGGCAGTCGCCGAGGCGGCGCAGGAATACCGGCGGGCGCGGGAGGTCACGGCGCGCGAACCTGCGGCGGCGGGCTGA
- a CDS encoding class I SAM-dependent methyltransferase gives MHRAMRSILDTELSAGSTILVVGAGGGRELQTLGASPANYRLVGVDPSAELLSLAKAYVAADHLDLRTTLVEGVVDNLTEDPVFDAATALFVMHFLPDDGSKLGFLTSIRKRLKPGAPYIHVDVCFDNAAMYERMEHAYARHAILGGLAPDAAADVASKVGAMPIVSETVIRERLTQSGFKIVAPFYRGLWYAGWWAEAQ, from the coding sequence TTGCATCGCGCGATGCGGTCGATCCTCGATACCGAGCTTAGCGCCGGTTCGACGATCCTGGTTGTGGGCGCTGGTGGAGGACGCGAGCTTCAGACCCTTGGCGCGTCGCCAGCCAACTACCGCCTGGTAGGTGTTGATCCCTCTGCCGAGTTGCTCAGCTTGGCCAAGGCCTATGTCGCCGCGGACCACCTTGATCTGAGAACGACCCTGGTGGAGGGCGTCGTGGACAACCTCACAGAGGATCCAGTGTTTGACGCGGCGACGGCCCTCTTCGTGATGCACTTTCTGCCGGACGACGGGTCCAAGCTAGGTTTCCTCACCAGCATCCGTAAGCGGCTCAAGCCTGGCGCACCCTATATCCACGTCGATGTCTGCTTCGACAATGCCGCTATGTATGAGCGAATGGAGCACGCCTATGCGAGGCACGCCATATTGGGCGGCTTAGCCCCTGACGCAGCCGCTGACGTGGCGTCCAAAGTCGGCGCCATGCCTATCGTCTCCGAAACCGTCATCCGTGAGCGCCTGACGCAGAGTGGCTTCAAGATTGTTGCGCCGTTCTATCGAGGGCTTTGGTACGCCGGCTGGTGGGCCGAGGCCCAATAG